From Dechloromonas sp. A34:
CGACTTCACGGGCCTCGATTTGCGACAGCGTCTGCAACCGTGCCGTCGGCGCCAAGGACTCGAAGCGATGCCCCGTGCTTTTCTCGGCCACGCTTTCGACCAGGGTATTCCACTCGCTGCAACCCGGGCACTGGCCCTGCCATTTCGGGCTGCTCGCCCCGCACTCGCTACAAACGTAGATCGACTTCGCCTTGGCCACTCAGATATCCCCGATTTCCACCGGCACCCGCGGCGCCAGGGCACAGAACAGTTCGTAGGCAATGGTGCCGGCTGCGGCCGCCACCTCGTCGGCCGGCACCTCGCCGGCGGCTCCCCTGCCCCACAGCGTGACCGGGGCGCCGATGCCGGCTTCCGGGATGGCGCTCAGATCGCAGGCCAGCATGTCCATCGACACCCGCCCGACCGTCTGCGTACGCTTGCCCATCACCGCGATCGGCGTACCGTTCGGCGCATGCCGGGGTAACCGTCGGCATAACCGCAGGCGACGACACCGATCCGCATCGGGCGCTCGGCCACGAAGGTACCGCCGTAGCCGACGCGGTCGCCGGCCACCAAATCCTGCACGCCAATGATTCGACTTTCCAGCGCCATGGCCGGTTGCAGACCGAGTTCGGCAGCACTCTGTTCGGCAAAGGGGCTGGCGCCATAGAGCATGATGCCCGGCCGCACCCAGTCGCCGTGCGCCTGCGGGTGACGCAGGATGGCCGCCGAGTTGGCCAGACAGACCGGACCACTCCAGTCGCCGGCCAAAGCCCGGAAACGCTCAAGCTGACCAGCGATGCCGCGCTCGCCGTCGGCTTCGGCAAAATGGGTCATCAGCGTGACTTCGATCTGCGGTATCTGACGTAGCGTCTCCCAGGCCTTGGCCAGGGTGGGCGCTGTAAAGCCGAGGCGGTTCATGCCGGTATTCAGTTTCAGGCAGACCGCGACCGGCGCATCGAAACGCCCGGCCCGGACCAGCATTTCGAGTTGCTCCAGACAATGGATCACCGTCGTCAGGCGGTGCTCGATCACCGCCCGTACGTCACGCGCACTGAAGATGCCTTCAAGCAACAGAATCGGCTGGGTGACGCCGGCTTCGCGCAAGGCGACGGCGTTTTCGCACTCCAGCATGGCAAAGCCGTCCGCCTCGCCACGCAGCGCCTCGACCGCCCGCCACTGGCCGTGTCCATAGGCATTGGCCTTGATCACGGCCCAGGCCTTGGCGCTGGAGGCATGACGCTTGGCCAGGCGATAGTTGTGTAGCAGGGCCGCCGGCGCGATACGCGCCCGGATGGGACGGGAAGTCTTCATAAAGCCAGATCTTTCAGTTTGCTCTTGGCAAAGTCGATAAAGGTCGCGGCCAGCCGCGACTGGAAACGGTCCTGGGGATGAACGAGATAGAGGCTGCGTTTCAATGGCGGATGCAACGCAATGGCGACCAGTCCGCCGAGCCGGATCTCCTTGTCAACCACGGCCCGCGAGACGATGGCAAATCCGAGGCCGGTCGACACGACGCCTTTCAAGGCCTCCGGGCTCCCCAGCTCCATCTGGGTCTTCAGCGTTTCCGGAGCGATCTTGTGGGCGCGGAAATAACTGTCGGTAATTTCCCTGGTCCCTGAACCCGGCTCGCGGGAAATGAATTCATAATCGGCCAGCACTTTCGGCGTGACCGAGGTCATGCCGGCCAGCGGGTAGTCCGGCGTGCAGATCACCTGCAACTCGTCTTCGCAGCAAATCTGGCTGGCTAGCCCGGGAAGTTTGGCCGGCGCCTCGATCAGGCCGATATCGAGCGTGTGCTCGGCCACCCGTCCTTCGATGCTTTCGGAATTGGCGACGAACAGCCGCGCCCTGACCTGCGGGTAGAGCGCATTGAATTCGCCCAGCACGCGCGGCAGCATGAACTCGGCAATCGTCGTGCTGGCTCCGACCAGCAGCGGGCCGCGCATCTCGCCGGTCATTTCGCCAAGACGGGTTTCCATCTCGTCAGAAAGGGCGAGAATCTTTTCGGCGAAGGAAAGCACCAGTTCGCCGGCCGGCGTCAGCGAAATGCCGCCGTGGCGCCGTTCGAACAGTCGCGTACCGTATTGCTCCTCGAGTTGCTTGATCTGAAAAGTCACCGCCGGCTGAGACATGAATAGTGCATCGGCGGCGCGGGTGAAGCTCAGATTTTTGGCTACGGCATGAAAGACCTGCAAGCGCCGGTCAGCCATGATGGTTCTCCATTATGAGTGCGGGCGATATTCAATCACATTCTCGAACGCTTCCGCCGGGCACTTCGGGTTTTGATCAAAATTCAGGAGTCCTTGCGGCATTTCCGATGCTGTCATCGCAATTTAACCTCGCACCGTCAGGCTCTCCACCACCCCATCACGATTCGCGCTAACCGGCCCGCCGATACACAACTCGAACCGCACCGCAAGCCTTGCGCCACTTCCAAAGCGTGGTATAACCCTCGACCAAAGTTATAACGAGACAAAAGTCCAAGTGCCATTTGGCTTCTACATCATCATGGCAGCGCAGTTCTTTTCCGCGCTGGCCGACAACGCTCTGCTCATAGCCGCCATCGCCGCGCTTCGCGAGATGCATGCGCCATCCGAGTACGAACCGCTGCTCAAAACCTTCTTCACGGTCTCCTACGTCGTGCTGGCGGCGTTTGTCGGCGCCTTTGCCGACTCGATGCCAAAGGGTCGCGTGATGTTCATCAGCAACCTGATCAAGATCGTCGGTTGCAGCATGATGTTCTTCGGTGCCCATCCGCTGCTCGCCTATGCCGTCGTCGGCCTTGGCGCTGCTGCCTACTCGCCGGCCAAATACGGCATCCTCACCGAATACCTGCCGCATCGCCTGCTGGTCGTCGCCAATGGCTGGATCGAGGGCCTGACCGTCGGCGCCATCATTCTCGGGGTGGTCATCGGCGGCACCCTGATCCGCCCGGAAATTTCCCAGGTCCTGCTCGCCTTCGACTTTCCGCTGATTAACACCGGGGTCGATACCGTCGGTGAAATGGCCTTGTCGATCGTTGCCGTACTCTATTTACTGGCGACGCTATTCAATCTTTACGTCCCGGATACCGGTGTCGATCACAAGCAGCTGAAGAAGAACCCGTTCTTCCTGATTCACGAATTCAACCATTGCCTGGCGCTACTCTGGCGCGACAAGCTGGGGCAAATATCCCTGGCGGTCACCACGCTGTTCTGGGGCGCCGGAGCCACACTACAATTCATCGTCATCAAGTGGGCCGATACCGCACTCGATCTTGGCCTCTCCAAAGCGTCCCTGCTGCAGGGGGTGGTCGCGGTCGGCGTCGCCATCGGCGCCATCGTAGCCGCCAAGTACATCACGCTGCGTAAATCGGTACGGGTCATCCCGCTCGGCATTGCCATGGGTTTGATCGTTCTGATCATGAACTTCGTCAACAGCATCTGGCTGGCCGTGCCCTTGCTGATCCTGATCGGTGGCCTTTCCGGATTCTTCGTGGTGCCGATGAACGCCCTGCTCCAGCATCGTGGCCACATCCTGATGGGGGCCGGCCATTCGATCGCGGTGCAGAATTTCAACGAGAATCTGTCGATCCTGATCATGACCGGGCTCTACTACCTGATGATCCGGATGGACCTGTCAATCCACTGGGTGGTCACGCTGTTCGGCCTCTTCGTCAGCGGACTGATGTACATGATCCGTCTGCGCCATCTCGCCAACCAGAGGATTCAGGACGACGTCCAGCATCTGGACGACTCGGCCCATCACTAACCGTCGGTCAGAACGGCAGCACCGGGCTGGCCGCTTCACGCAAGACGCGGCGGGCAAATAGCAGATCTTCCCAGGCCTTGGCCTTGTCCGGCAGGTTTCGCAGCAGGTAGGCCGGGTGATAGGTCACGACGACCGGAATCCCGGCATACTCAAAACGTTTGCCACGCAACGAGGCGAGCGACTTGTCGTCGTGCAGCACGCTGTGCACCGCGACCTTGCCGAGCAGGACGATGATCTTCGGTTTGAGCAATGCAATCTGGCGTTCGAGATAAGGCCGGCAGGCAGCCAGTTCCGCTGCTTCCGGCGTCCGATTGCCGGGCGGCCGGCATTTCACCGCATTGCCGATATAGACCTTGTTGCCGCGTGCGATATCGAGCGCGCCCAGCATATTGTCAAGCAGCTTTCCGGCTTGCCCGACAAAGGGCTCGCCCTGGGCATCCTCGTCGGCGCCCGGCCCTTCACCGATAAACAGCCAGTCCGGATGCAAATCGCCGACCCCAAGCACCGCCTGCTTGCGCTGCTGACACAGCGGGCAGGCCTGGCACGTCGCTACCCGCCTGGCCAGTTCCGGCCAATCCAGGGTGTCGATATCGGCCATTCCCGACGCACCAAGCGGAGCGGCTGGAGCGATCGGCGGAGCTGGCTGCGCTGCCGTCGGTTGCAGTAGCGGCGGAGCCAACTCGGGCTGTCCGGTCGCGGCAACGGCGAGCGGGGCAGTAACGGATTCGGCGGCCGGCTGTTCGTTCTCCCGCAACACCCATATCGGCGAAATACCCATCTCGACCAGCATCTGCTCGCGGCTCAGGCTCATGCCAGTTCCTTCTCAAAAATCAATCCGTCCTCGCGGCCGACGATCGCGGGGTAGTAGCCCTTGCGTTGGCCGATCTGGCGAAAGCCGAAGTGCCGATACAACTCGACCGCCTTGTCGTTCGAGGGCCGGACTTCGAGAAACAGCATGCGTGCCCCACCCAGCCGGGCACACTCCATGGCGTGGCGCAGCAGCCGGGCGCCATAGCCCTGCCCCTGGTAACGCCTGCAGACACCAATGTTGAGCAGGTGCGCCTCGTCGATGACCGACATGACCACCGAAAAACCGATCAGGTCGCCACCCAGACGCAGAACCCAGACACTGTAGCCGGCGCTCAGCGAATCGGCGAAATTGCCCCGCGACCAGGGGAATGTCTGCAGCGATGCTTCGAGCGCCGCCACGGCATCGAGGTCGTGCTCGTTCATCGGGAAAAACTCGGCCGAAATTGACAGCTCGCTCACGCCCGTCCGCCGTCGGCCAGGCGCTCGGCCACCGTTTTGGCAACCTTGTCGCGGATATAGAGTGGCGCCGCCAGCGCCGGGTCGATACCCTCGCCCCGCTCGGCACGCGGCGCCGCCAGCCGAGCCAGGGCCGAAGCGGTCGGCAGAACCCCTGGCTGCACGTCAATACCGGCTGCCGTCAAACGTTCCTGCATGACGGGATAGGCCACCGGCGCATTGCCGCAGGCCAGCCAGACGGAATCACCGGGCAGCGCCACGTTGGACGGCGAGGCGACGCAAATCTCGCCGTCCAGCCGATAACCGTCGGCCACTCGCACATAGCGGCCGGAATAGACCTCACCCATCCGCGCATCGAGCAGCGCCAGCACGCGCTCGGCGCCGGTCAGCGCCGCCATCGCCTCGAGACTGGTGACTGGAATCAAAGGGATACTGGCGGCCACTGCCAAACCCTGGGCCGCACCACAAGCGATGCGCAGGCCGGTAAAGGCGCCCGGCCCGACGCCAAAGGCAATGGCATCGAGTTGGCTGACTTTCAACCCCGCATCGCGCAGCAGGTCGCGGACCAGGGGGAGCAAGGTTTCGGAGTGGGAGCGCCCGGTCGGGCAGAGTTTCTCGACCACTTCGCCATCACGCCAGAGGGCGCAGGAGCCAAGTTCGGTGGAGGTTTCGAGGGCAAGAATCAGCATGGGGCGCCATTTTACCGGAGGCACGCCCTGCTCGGGGCTTCAATCGCGGCGCCTGCCGTGTCCGCCCCGCCCATCGCGATAAGGCTGCCAGTCACGCTGCTCGCGGATTTCCTCGCGCATCCGGCGTCGGTCTTCGGGCGGCACGTCCCGCCAGCGCTGGCGCCGTTCATCACGCTGAATGTCGCGATCCTGCTGCCAGTGTTCGCGCATTTGCTGCCGCATCTGCCGGCGTTCTTCCGGCGGCAGATCGCGCCAATAACCCTGCGCCCAGCCAGTACCGGCCCCACCGAACAGGCTGAGGAACAACAGGGCGAGGACGAGACAGCGTTTCATGGCGATCGATGCTAGAACAGTTTTCATCTGCGGTCATTGTCCGTCCGCCCCGCGCGGACCACTGGCCGGAAGTGTAAAAGAATGTTTCCTGCGGCGGCGTGGCAATTCCTTGTTACCATTTCCCACGCTTCATTCACCGACCGCAATTATCCTTGCCCGCATGAACGAACAAACCCCTCACCTTCTCGTTGTCGACGACGACGCCCGCCTCCGTGATCTGCTGACCCGTTATCTCGGCGAGCAAGGCTTCACGGTGAAAGCCGTAGCCGACGGCAAACAGATGGACAAGCTGCGTAGCCGCGAGCATTTCCATCTGATCGTGCTCGACCTGATGATGCCCGGGGAAGACGGCCTGACCATTTGCCGTCGCCTGCGCGGCACCGGCGACCTGACGCCGATCGTCATGCTGACCGCCAAGGGCGACGATGTTGACCGTATCGTCGGGCTCGAAATGGGCGCCGACGACTACCTGCCCAAACCCTTCAACCCGCGTGAATTGCTTGCCCGCATCCACGCCGTGCTGCGCCGCCAGGGCAACCGGCCGCCGGGCGCACCGGAAGACGAGGCCGAGACGGTTCACTTCGGCAATATCGAAGTCGACCTCGCGGCCCGTTCCCTGAAGCGCGGCGACGAAATCTTGCCGCTGACCACCGGCGAGTTCGCCGTCCTCAAGGTTTTGCTCCAGCACCCGCGCCAGCCGCTGTCGCGCGACAAATTGATGACCCTGGCCCGCGGCCGTGAGCAGGGGCCGTTCGACCGCGCCATCGATGTCCAAGTTTCGCGGCTGCGCAAGCTGATCGAGAACGATCCCGCCCAGCCCCGCTACCTGCAGACGGTCTGGGGCTTCGGCTACGTCTTCGTGCCGGACGGTACGCCACGCGAATGATGCCGCGCACGCTGCTGGCGCGGACTTTCCTGCTGCTCGCCTGGCTCGTGTTGCTGACCACGGCGGCCTGGCTCAGCCTGTTCCGTTACATCGAGGCCGAACCGCGCGCCCGGGAAACGGCGCAACTGGCCGCCTCCGCGGTCAATCTGATCCGCGCCTCGCTGTTCGCCGCCGCCCCGGACAAGCGCCTCAATCTGTTCATGGAGTTTTCGACCCGCGAAGGCATTCGCCTGCTCCCGGCCGAGCCGGAAGACCGCATTGAAGCCATGCCCGACAGCCGTTTTCACCGACTGCTCCAGCGCGAACTGAGCACCCGCCTGGGCGAGCATACGCGAGTGGCCGCCAGCGTCGATGACCAGCCCGGATTCTGGGTCAGCTTTCGTCTCGACGAAACCGATGAAGAGGAGTACTGGCTGGTCCTGCCGCGCGAACGGGCCACACGCAGCATTGCCGGCCACTGGCTGAGCTGGGGCCTGCTGGCCATTGCCCTGGCCCTGGCTGTCGCCTGGCTGATCGCTTCGCGCATCAGCCGCCCCCTGAAGGCGATGGCGAAATCCGCCGAAACCGTTGGTCGCGGCCAAATACCGGCCCCCCTGCCGGAAGACGGGGCAGAGGAACTCAGTCGCCTGGCCCATGCCTTCAATACCATGGCCCGCGATCTCGAGCGCCACGACAAGGATCGCTCTGAAGTGCTGGCCGGCATCTCGCATGACCTACGCACGCCCCTCACCCGCTTGCGGCTCGAAGCCGAAATGAGCATTGCCGACGAAGGCGCCCGCCTGGCGGTCATCGCCGACATCGGGCAGATGGAAGCGGTGATTTCCCAGTTCATGGATTTCGCCCGCGCCGATTCCGGCGAGGCGGCGGAACAAACCGATCCGGCCAGCCTCCTGCAGGGCATCGCCGACCGCCAGGCCTGCGTCGGCCACCCGCTGTCGGTAACCGTCGGTGCCGCGCCGACCATGCTGCTGCGCCCGAAAGCCCTGACCCGCGCCGTCACCAACCTGATCGACAATGCCTGGAAATATGGTGGCGGCGAGATCACGCTGAACGCACAGGCGATCGCTGACGAACTGTGGATTGAAATCGGAGACCACGGTCCGGGCATCGCCGCCGACGAGGTGGATCGCCTGAAGCGCCCCTTCACCCGGCTCGACTCGGCGCGCAGCAATGCTGGCGGCACCGGCCTCGGCCTGGCCATCGTCGAGCGCGTGGCACGCCTGCATGAGGGCCGCCTCGAGCTGCTGCCCAACGCAGAGGGCGGGCTGCTCGCCCGCCTGGTCCTGCCGATCAGACGCTGAGCGCCTGGTCGGCCTCCTCGACGCCGCTCACCACCCGCGGCAGGACGGGGCGGATTTTTTCGGCATCCAGTCCGAGGCGCTGCCAGGCAGTGCCATCGACCGGCATCACCATTTCCGAATCGGCGCCGCTGTAGCCCAGGGCATGCGCCACGGCATCGGCAATGTGGATCAATTCGGCAAGCGATCCGGGCTCGGCCCTCCCCGGCGCATGGTGGTCGGCCAAAGCCTGGCGCAGCGCCAGCGGAAAGCGCCAGGTATCGGCCAGCAGTCCGCCGACTTCGCCGTGGTCCATCCCGAGAATGTGGCGCTCGGCGACAACCAGAAAACAATCTTGTTGTGTGCGATGCGCCAGTACCGCGGCGTACGGCTCGGGGAAGTTGGCGGCCAGAACCAGGGCGCCGATATCGTGCAACAGGCCGCCGGTGAAGGCCAGCTCCGGGTTGTGACCGGTCAGCGGGGCGAGCAGCCGGGTGGTGACGCCGACCGCGACGCCGTGCCGCAGATAGTTCCGGGTATCGAAGCCAGGACAATGATCGACCCGAAATGCCCCGTTGATGCCGACCGCCAGCACCATGCTGCGGACGGCGCGAAAGCCGAGCACCACAACCGCCTCGTTGATCGTGCCGACCTTGTGCTGCAAGCCATAGAAGGAAGAATTCGCCACCCGCAGCACGCGGGCGGTAAGCCCCTGGTCGAGGGCGATTTTTCGGGCGATGCTGCCGACGTCGACCTCCTCGTCGCCGAAGGTCGCGAGCAGCTCGGTAATGGCGCTCGGCAGGGCCGGCAACTGTTTCAGGCGGGTCACAACCCGCTCCCGATCAAGCGGCGTCATTGCGGCTGCTCCAGACGAAAATCGAGGATGGCCTGGTACAACTGCCGGGTTTCGGCGCCGTCGCCGGCCTTGCGGAAAAGCTGGTCGAGTTGCTCGACCACCCTCGCCCGCCGCGCTTCACGGGCCGCCGAGTCTTCCTCGATTTCGCGTTCGACCGTCAATGCCGCGATCTCCCGCCGCCGCAAACCCTGCAGCATGCTTTCGGTCAGTTCGCTGCCGGCCGGCACCAGCACCTGCCCCATCGCATCCGCGACTGCCTCGGCCAGTCGCATGCCGGGCTGGGCATCGTCAATCGCTATGGACTCCAAAACTTTCATTCGGTTTTTTCCTCCAGCATCAGCAGGCCGGGGCGTTTCACCTACCGTCAGCAGTATGGCATAGGCCGCACGATCCAGCCCATCCTAGGCGCCGAGCGGCGGAGCGGAAAATCGAGCTATCGTCTGGTAGCGCGAACCGGTAACGGCAAGCTGCGAACGGACCAGAACGAAGTCCTGACATGGCCAGCGCAAGGGTGCAATGGGCGGCAGTCGATGCGCGATGTCGCCTGCCGGACTCGCCGGAATCCGGCGTACCAATGTGACATGCGGAATGAAAGTGCGTTCGTGGTCGTGGGCAGAAAAACCGGCCTCGACAATGCCTTCCCGCAATTCGGCAACCAAGCCCCCGAGGGCTGGCACCGAAGCACGACACCCTGCCCACAACAAGCGCGGGCGGGGCCAGAAGCCGACCTGGTCGAGAGTCAGCTCGAAGGGCCGGAAGGCCACCCGGCGCGCCACATCGCACAACGTCGGCAATTGCGCCTCGGGAATATCACCAAGAAAAGCCAGGGTCAGGTGGATGGTATCCAGCCGCGTCGGCCGGCCGCCGAACTGCCCGGCCGCCGCCTCGGCAATCGCCGCCAGTTGGCCTGCCAGTTCGGGCGACGGCCAGAGGCCGAAGAAAACTCTGGCCGTCGCCGGCCGCTCGGTTTTTTCCGCTTGGCCCTCAGGCCGCACGCTGAACCAGCACGATGGCCTGGGCCTCGATCGCCTCTTCGCGGCCGAGATAGCCCAGGCGTTCGTTGGTCTTGCCCTTGATATTCACGGCATCGGGCGCTATCCCGAGATCGGCCGCGATATTCGCCACCATCGCCGCGGCATGCGGCGCGAGCTTGGGTTGCTGGGCAATCAGCGTCGCATCGACATTGACCGGTTGCCAGCCCTTCTCGGCGACCAGGGCGACGGCGGCACGGAGCAGCACGCGGCTGTCGGCGCCCTTGTAGCGCGGGTCGCTATCGGGAAAGTGGCGGCCGATATCGCCGAGCGCCACGGC
This genomic window contains:
- a CDS encoding LysR family transcriptional regulator gives rise to the protein MADRRLQVFHAVAKNLSFTRAADALFMSQPAVTFQIKQLEEQYGTRLFERRHGGISLTPAGELVLSFAEKILALSDEMETRLGEMTGEMRGPLLVGASTTIAEFMLPRVLGEFNALYPQVRARLFVANSESIEGRVAEHTLDIGLIEAPAKLPGLASQICCEDELQVICTPDYPLAGMTSVTPKVLADYEFISREPGSGTREITDSYFRAHKIAPETLKTQMELGSPEALKGVVSTGLGFAIVSRAVVDKEIRLGGLVAIALHPPLKRSLYLVHPQDRFQSRLAATFIDFAKSKLKDLAL
- the lplT gene encoding lysophospholipid transporter LplT yields the protein MPFGFYIIMAAQFFSALADNALLIAAIAALREMHAPSEYEPLLKTFFTVSYVVLAAFVGAFADSMPKGRVMFISNLIKIVGCSMMFFGAHPLLAYAVVGLGAAAYSPAKYGILTEYLPHRLLVVANGWIEGLTVGAIILGVVIGGTLIRPEISQVLLAFDFPLINTGVDTVGEMALSIVAVLYLLATLFNLYVPDTGVDHKQLKKNPFFLIHEFNHCLALLWRDKLGQISLAVTTLFWGAGATLQFIVIKWADTALDLGLSKASLLQGVVAVGVAIGAIVAAKYITLRKSVRVIPLGIAMGLIVLIMNFVNSIWLAVPLLILIGGLSGFFVVPMNALLQHRGHILMGAGHSIAVQNFNENLSILIMTGLYYLMIRMDLSIHWVVTLFGLFVSGLMYMIRLRHLANQRIQDDVQHLDDSAHH
- a CDS encoding uracil-DNA glycosylase, with protein sequence MSLSREQMLVEMGISPIWVLRENEQPAAESVTAPLAVAATGQPELAPPLLQPTAAQPAPPIAPAAPLGASGMADIDTLDWPELARRVATCQACPLCQQRKQAVLGVGDLHPDWLFIGEGPGADEDAQGEPFVGQAGKLLDNMLGALDIARGNKVYIGNAVKCRPPGNRTPEAAELAACRPYLERQIALLKPKIIVLLGKVAVHSVLHDDKSLASLRGKRFEYAGIPVVVTYHPAYLLRNLPDKAKAWEDLLFARRVLREAASPVLPF
- the rimI gene encoding ribosomal protein S18-alanine N-acetyltransferase produces the protein MSELSISAEFFPMNEHDLDAVAALEASLQTFPWSRGNFADSLSAGYSVWVLRLGGDLIGFSVVMSVIDEAHLLNIGVCRRYQGQGYGARLLRHAMECARLGGARMLFLEVRPSNDKAVELYRHFGFRQIGQRKGYYPAIVGREDGLIFEKELA
- the tsaB gene encoding tRNA (adenosine(37)-N6)-threonylcarbamoyltransferase complex dimerization subunit type 1 TsaB — translated: MLILALETSTELGSCALWRDGEVVEKLCPTGRSHSETLLPLVRDLLRDAGLKVSQLDAIAFGVGPGAFTGLRIACGAAQGLAVAASIPLIPVTSLEAMAALTGAERVLALLDARMGEVYSGRYVRVADGYRLDGEICVASPSNVALPGDSVWLACGNAPVAYPVMQERLTAAGIDVQPGVLPTASALARLAAPRAERGEGIDPALAAPLYIRDKVAKTVAERLADGGRA
- the ompR gene encoding two-component system response regulator OmpR, with the protein product MNEQTPHLLVVDDDARLRDLLTRYLGEQGFTVKAVADGKQMDKLRSREHFHLIVLDLMMPGEDGLTICRRLRGTGDLTPIVMLTAKGDDVDRIVGLEMGADDYLPKPFNPRELLARIHAVLRRQGNRPPGAPEDEAETVHFGNIEVDLAARSLKRGDEILPLTTGEFAVLKVLLQHPRQPLSRDKLMTLARGREQGPFDRAIDVQVSRLRKLIENDPAQPRYLQTVWGFGYVFVPDGTPRE
- a CDS encoding ATP-binding protein produces the protein MMPRTLLARTFLLLAWLVLLTTAAWLSLFRYIEAEPRARETAQLAASAVNLIRASLFAAAPDKRLNLFMEFSTREGIRLLPAEPEDRIEAMPDSRFHRLLQRELSTRLGEHTRVAASVDDQPGFWVSFRLDETDEEEYWLVLPRERATRSIAGHWLSWGLLAIALALAVAWLIASRISRPLKAMAKSAETVGRGQIPAPLPEDGAEELSRLAHAFNTMARDLERHDKDRSEVLAGISHDLRTPLTRLRLEAEMSIADEGARLAVIADIGQMEAVISQFMDFARADSGEAAEQTDPASLLQGIADRQACVGHPLSVTVGAAPTMLLRPKALTRAVTNLIDNAWKYGGGEITLNAQAIADELWIEIGDHGPGIAADEVDRLKRPFTRLDSARSNAGGTGLGLAIVERVARLHEGRLELLPNAEGGLLARLVLPIRR
- a CDS encoding HDOD domain-containing protein, whose amino-acid sequence is MTPLDRERVVTRLKQLPALPSAITELLATFGDEEVDVGSIARKIALDQGLTARVLRVANSSFYGLQHKVGTINEAVVVLGFRAVRSMVLAVGINGAFRVDHCPGFDTRNYLRHGVAVGVTTRLLAPLTGHNPELAFTGGLLHDIGALVLAANFPEPYAAVLAHRTQQDCFLVVAERHILGMDHGEVGGLLADTWRFPLALRQALADHHAPGRAEPGSLAELIHIADAVAHALGYSGADSEMVMPVDGTAWQRLGLDAEKIRPVLPRVVSGVEEADQALSV
- the thpR gene encoding RNA 2',3'-cyclic phosphodiesterase, whose amino-acid sequence is MRPEGQAEKTERPATARVFFGLWPSPELAGQLAAIAEAAAGQFGGRPTRLDTIHLTLAFLGDIPEAQLPTLCDVARRVAFRPFELTLDQVGFWPRPRLLWAGCRASVPALGGLVAELREGIVEAGFSAHDHERTFIPHVTLVRRIPASPAGDIAHRLPPIAPLRWPCQDFVLVRSQLAVTGSRYQTIARFSAPPLGA
- the ispF gene encoding 2-C-methyl-D-erythritol 2,4-cyclodiphosphate synthase, with the translated sequence MNFRVGQGYDVHQLVAGRKLILGGVEIPHTTGLLGHSDADALLHAITDALLGAVALGDIGRHFPDSDPRYKGADSRVLLRAAVALVAEKGWQPVNVDATLIAQQPKLAPHAAAMVANIAADLGIAPDAVNIKGKTNERLGYLGREEAIEAQAIVLVQRAA